Below is a window of bacterium DNA.
CTGGGCAATATGTCCCTCAAGGAGGGCGAGATCTTTGTCCATACCCATGTCATCTTGTCCGACAAAGAGGGGCGCTGCTACGGTGGCCACCTGATGCCGGGTACCAGGGTGTTCGCAGCCGAATACTGCATCAGGGAACTGGTGGGTAAACCTTACAGCCGGGAGTGGGATGCAGTAACAGGTCTGGCATTGTGGCCCCAGGAATGATCACCTCTTGTTTAAAAGTCCCGTTCGGTGATCCCCTTGTCTTTTGGCAGTGTGTTGAGGAGGTGAAATGAGTATCCTTTTCATAGCACCCAGCGCGGAGATGGCCAGGACCGCCCGAAAGGTCTTTGCTGACGAGACCGATCAGATGGAGATCGTGGAGGCACTCCTGAGTACGGCTCTGCCCGTGGCGCGCCGGGCCCAGACCGGGGGCGTAGATACCATCGTCATCACCCGGGGAGGAACGGCCCTTCTGCTCAAGAAAGCGGGCATCATGGCGCCCATCGTGGAGATCCCCATCGCTGCGGAAGACATGGTCCAGGCCGTGGCCGAAGCCTGCCAGTTGGCGGGGAAGGATGATCCGCGTATCGGCGTGGTCGCCTTCCCCAACATGACCCTGGGCCTGGAAGCTTTCGCGCCCCTTCTGCGGATCGACCTGCGATACTATCCCCTGGAACTGGAAGAGGATGTTCACCAGGCCCTCGACTTAGCCCTGGCCGACGGTGTCGAGGTCGTTCTCGGTGGGGTGATCACGAGCAAGGTGGCCGAGGAGAGGGGGATACCAGCGGTCCTTTTACAGTGCGGCCCCAACTCTTTTCGGCTGGCTGTTCAGGAAGCCCAGAGGATCGTCGACGCCCGCTGGCTGGAAAAGCAGCAGGCAGAGGAGTTCAAGGCCATCCTCGATTACGCCCACGAGGGCATTGTGGCCATCAATCGTGAAGGGCGCATCACAGTATTTAACCCCGTCACCGAACGGCTCACGGGAGTTCATGCAGGTGATGCCCTGGGAAGACCGGCGCGGGATGTGATACCGGAGGCGCGTCTCACCGAAGCCCTGGCATCTGGCCGCCAGGAGCTCAGTGAGATGGTTTCCCTGGGGAAAACAGACATGCTTGTAAGCCGGGTTCCCATTATGGTCGATGGTCAGATCATGGGCGTTGTGGGAACACTCCAGGATGTCACCCGTATAATCAGAGCGGAATCGAAGATCCGTCAGGAAGCTAACCGCAAGGGCCACGTGGCCCGCTTCCGGTTCTCCGACCTTCGGGGGGAGAGCCCGGCGCTTATGGAGGCGGTGAGACTGGCAAAGGGGTACTCCGCTACCGATTCAGCCATCCTTTTGCAAGGAGAAACCGGCGTTGGGAAAGAGATCTTTGCCCAGAGCATCCACCATGAGAGCGGCCGCAGCAAAGGTCCTTTCGTGGCCGTGAACTGCGCTGCGCTGCCCGAGAGCCTTTTGGAAAGCGAGCTCTTCGGCTACGCGGAGGGTGCTTTTACCGGGGCCAGGAAGGGAGGCAAGCCGGGACTTTTCGAACTGGCCCACGGCGGGACCCTCTTGCTGGACGAGGTGAGCGAGATCCCCCTTTCCCTGCAGGGCCGCCTTCTCAGGGTTCTTCAGGAGAGGGAGGTGATGCGTCTGGGCCACGACAGGGTGATCAAGGTGGACGTTCGGGTTATCTGCGCCACAAACCGGGATCTTGACCGGCATGTAAAAGATGGCCATTTCCGTGTCGATCTTTTCTACCGCCTCAACGTTTTGAGCCTGCGCATCCCGTCGCTGAGAGAGCGCCCCGTCGATGTGCCTGTCCTGGTAGATCATTTCCTGGTGCGCCAGGGTGGAGAACCTCCTCACCTGAGCGAGGGGGCCATGGAACTCCTGATGAGCCATCCCTGGCCCGGCAACGTGCGCGAACTGGAGAACTGGTGCCACCGCCTCATGGTAACGGCAGACCATGGGAAAGAGGTCGGCACTCAGACAGCCGCCCGGCTCCTGGAGAGCAGTCAGCGTCAAACTCCTTCCCGCGATCGGAGTACGCCGGAGGAGATCCAAAGGGCGCTGCGCCAGGCCGGCGGCAATCTGCACAGGGCGGCCGAGATCCTGGGTATACACCGGGTCACTCTCTGGCGACGTCTCAAAAAAACAGGCCAGCAGAACTGATTGTTGCAATGCAACGCAACGTTGTGTTGCATTTTGTTGCACAGCTCCCCGCATTTTCCCCTTTCCAGGTATAAAGTTGTTTTGTAACAGCGTTTTATGTGTTTGTGGTTCTCTGGCACGCCCCTTGCTCTTATCCCTGCGCCCGTCCCTTGCAGGCGCGGACCCTGGTCCCCGTCTATTTTTCAGTTTAACCCTTTTCGAAAAGGAGGAAGTTCCATGAAGCGAGCGATAATCCTAGCGATCTCAGTCATGTTCGTCTTCAGTGCCGGCATTGCCTTTGCCGAGTACCCCGAGAAACCCATCACCTACATTATCCCCTTTAACCCCGGTGGGGAGTCGGATGTCACGGCCCGCTTCCAGGAGCCCATCCTGGAGGAGGTCCTGGGTGTGGATGTGAACGTGAACCACAAGCCCGGCGGCGGCGGCGCGGTCGCGTGGAGCGAGTTCCAGCGCACAGCGAAGCCTGACGGCTACACCGTCATCGGGGTCAATATCCCCCACATCATCGGCGGGCCCATGCTGCGCAAGAACTCGGGATACGAGACCGACGGCTTCGGCCTGGTCATGTGGTTCCACTTTACCCCCAACGCTCTTGTGGTAAACGCGAACAGCCCCTTCAAAACTCTCAAGGACTTCATCGACTACGCAAAGGAACACCCCAAGGTCATCACCGTGGGCGGCAGTGGCAGCTACAGCGCCAACCACCTGGAGATGTTGCGTTTGGAGCGTGAGGCCGGCATCAAGCTCACCTACATCCCGCACACGGGGACTGGTCCCCTGGTACCTGCTATCCTCGGCGGCCACCTCAGCGCCCTCATGACCTACTCCATGCCCCCCGTGCAGCTGGGGGACAAGGTCAGGGTCCTGGCTGTCGCCTCCGACGAGCGAGTCGAAGCCCTTCCGGACGCCCCCACTTTCAAGGAGCAGGGGTACGACATCGTGGGCGGAGCCTTCCGGGGCGTGGCCGCTCCCAAGGGAACGCCCAAGGCGGTTATCGACAAGCTGGCCGATGCCTTCACCAGGGCCAACAAGAAGATCGCCGAGAAACAGCTCCCCCTGGGGTTCGTCATGACCTACGCTACCGGGGATGACGCCACGGCTCTGGTGGAAAAGATGGGCAAGTCCTACAGCGACGTGATCAACGACATACTCGAAGAGCAGAAGAAGTAATCATCGGGTTTTAAAGCAGCAGCAGCCGCGAGAGGTCTCGGGAGGTCCAATGGAGCTTTTCTGGAAAGTGGTCACGGAGTTGATGAACCCCTTCGTTTTTTTCCTCATCCTGGGGGGAGTGACGTCGGGCCTCTTCGTGGGTGCCATGCCGGGGCTCACGGCTGCCATGGCCCTCGCGGTGCTGCTGCCTTTCACCTTCAAACTGCCACCGCTGCTGGGGCTGGTGGCCCTGGGCGCCGTCTACATGGGCGCCATCTACGGCGGGTCCTTTGCCGCCATTCTCGTCAACACCCCCGGAACCCCCTCATCCATCGCCACGGCATTCGAGGGGTACCCCATGGCCAAGGATGGGCGCGCCATCGAAGCCATAAGTATCGCCACCGTTTCCTCGGCTGTCGGCGGATTGGCGGGGGTATTCTTTCTGCTGGTTCTCTCGCCACCGCTGGCGCGCCTCTCCATCCAGTTCGGTTCCGCCGAGTATTTCTGGGTCGCCATGCTGGGACTCACCCTTATCGCCAGCCTCTCCCCGGGGTCAACGCTGAAAGGTTTCATGGGAGGGTCCTTCGGCATGGTCCTGGCCTCGGTGGGCGTGGCCCCCATCGGCGGAGAGAACCGGTTCACCTTCGGAATGCCGGTCCTGCAGGGCGGAGTGGAGATGATCGTGGCGCTTATCGGGTTCTTCGTCATCCCCGAACTGTTCAACATGGCGGCCCACGGCCGGGCGGCCCTGGTCGAGGTCACCATGGACTCCAGGAAGCGGGGCACCTTTTTCAGCGCCATCCGCACCGTGTTTTCCATGCCTGTCAACCTCATACGTTCGTGTATTATCGGCGAGATCGTGGCAATTATCCCGGGTGCCGGGGGCAGCATCGCCAACCTGGTGGCCTACAACGAGGCCAAGCGGGCATCCAAACACCCGGAACGTTTCGGCAAGGGGACCGTTGAGGGGCTTGTGGCCTCCGAGTCGAGCAACAACGTCACAGTGGCCGGAAGCATGGTGCCGTTGCTCACCCTGGGGATCCCTGGAGCTCCGCCTGACGCGGTCATCCTCGGGGTGATGCTGATGCACGGATTGCGGCCCGGCATGGACCTTTTCACCGTGAGCGGCGACCTGACCTACGCTTTCATCATTTCCATGGGGTTAGCCGCGCTGTTCATGGTCCCCGTGGGGCTGCTGGGCGGGAGGCTCATCTACCGGGTGATCGTCAAGACCCCTCACTACCTGCTGGTACCATCCATCGCCCTCGTCACCATTCTGGGCACCTACGCCCTGCGCAACAGCCTGTCCGACGTGGTTATCATGCTCCTGCTGGGTACAACCGGGTTTGTCCTGCGGGAACTGGAAGTGGAATCCGCGCCCATCGTCCTGGGTCTCATCCTGGGGGGAATCGCCGAAATGGGTTTCGTCCAGTCCATCCTGAGAGGCACCTCCCTGGACCACCCGTGGATGATGCTGTTCCAGAACAGACTTTCACAGATCATCATTTTCATGATGGTACTTTCCTTCGCCTCCCCCTACCTTTCGGCGGGATTCAGGAGGTTCAAAAGAGGTCCTGAGGAGCTGTTAAAGGATGAAGGGGATTCTCCATGAAAAGGCAAACGAATACAGATCTTTTTGCAGGCATCCTCGGCCTGGTCCTGGTAGGCATCTTCTGGTACGGCCGGGGAGAAGTGGGCCACCTGAGCATCATGTTCCCCAATGCGATCCTGTTTCTCCTCGGGGTGTTCTCGGTGGCCCTGGTTGTCAAGGGCCTGGTGCGCCCGCACCGCCGGTCCGTTTTTTCCGAGGGTGACAGGGGCAAGATCCTCGGTACCGGCACAATCCTCTTTGTATGGGTGATCGCTATTCCCTATGCGGGTTTTTTCCTTGCCAGCGTTGCGGGGTTTTGGGGATTGACATGCTATCTGGCCTCCACGCACCGGAAGGTGACGCCGCTCCAGGCAGGTAAATGGTTATGTATTGTCCTGGCCGAGGTGACCTTTTTCTACATGATCTTCGCCAAACTCCTTTACGTGCCTCTTCCAACCGGGCTCTTTTTCTGATCCGAGCCGGGGGCCTGTGAATCCGGTCCACCATGAAAGGAAGTTAAAAAATGAGCAACAGCTATAAACTGACCCTGGTGCCCGGTGACGGTATCGGCAGGGAAATGATCCCGGAAGGGGTTCGGGTCCTCGACGCCCTGGCGGCGCAGCACGGTTTCAGCCTTAAGTACGAGGAGTTTCCCTACTCCTGCGATTACTACCGCGAGCACGGCCGCATGATGCCCGAGGACGGGATCGACCGAATGTCCCAGTGCGACGCCATTTTCCTGGGCGCCGTGGGGTATCCCGGGGTGCTGGACCACGTGTCCTTGTGG
It encodes the following:
- a CDS encoding tripartite tricarboxylate transporter permease; protein product: MELFWKVVTELMNPFVFFLILGGVTSGLFVGAMPGLTAAMALAVLLPFTFKLPPLLGLVALGAVYMGAIYGGSFAAILVNTPGTPSSIATAFEGYPMAKDGRAIEAISIATVSSAVGGLAGVFFLLVLSPPLARLSIQFGSAEYFWVAMLGLTLIASLSPGSTLKGFMGGSFGMVLASVGVAPIGGENRFTFGMPVLQGGVEMIVALIGFFVIPELFNMAAHGRAALVEVTMDSRKRGTFFSAIRTVFSMPVNLIRSCIIGEIVAIIPGAGGSIANLVAYNEAKRASKHPERFGKGTVEGLVASESSNNVTVAGSMVPLLTLGIPGAPPDAVILGVMLMHGLRPGMDLFTVSGDLTYAFIISMGLAALFMVPVGLLGGRLIYRVIVKTPHYLLVPSIALVTILGTYALRNSLSDVVIMLLLGTTGFVLRELEVESAPIVLGLILGGIAEMGFVQSILRGTSLDHPWMMLFQNRLSQIIIFMMVLSFASPYLSAGFRRFKRGPEELLKDEGDSP
- a CDS encoding tripartite tricarboxylate transporter substrate binding protein codes for the protein MKRAIILAISVMFVFSAGIAFAEYPEKPITYIIPFNPGGESDVTARFQEPILEEVLGVDVNVNHKPGGGGAVAWSEFQRTAKPDGYTVIGVNIPHIIGGPMLRKNSGYETDGFGLVMWFHFTPNALVVNANSPFKTLKDFIDYAKEHPKVITVGGSGSYSANHLEMLRLEREAGIKLTYIPHTGTGPLVPAILGGHLSALMTYSMPPVQLGDKVRVLAVASDERVEALPDAPTFKEQGYDIVGGAFRGVAAPKGTPKAVIDKLADAFTRANKKIAEKQLPLGFVMTYATGDDATALVEKMGKSYSDVINDILEEQKK
- a CDS encoding sigma 54-interacting transcriptional regulator, with the translated sequence MSILFIAPSAEMARTARKVFADETDQMEIVEALLSTALPVARRAQTGGVDTIVITRGGTALLLKKAGIMAPIVEIPIAAEDMVQAVAEACQLAGKDDPRIGVVAFPNMTLGLEAFAPLLRIDLRYYPLELEEDVHQALDLALADGVEVVLGGVITSKVAEERGIPAVLLQCGPNSFRLAVQEAQRIVDARWLEKQQAEEFKAILDYAHEGIVAINREGRITVFNPVTERLTGVHAGDALGRPARDVIPEARLTEALASGRQELSEMVSLGKTDMLVSRVPIMVDGQIMGVVGTLQDVTRIIRAESKIRQEANRKGHVARFRFSDLRGESPALMEAVRLAKGYSATDSAILLQGETGVGKEIFAQSIHHESGRSKGPFVAVNCAALPESLLESELFGYAEGAFTGARKGGKPGLFELAHGGTLLLDEVSEIPLSLQGRLLRVLQEREVMRLGHDRVIKVDVRVICATNRDLDRHVKDGHFRVDLFYRLNVLSLRIPSLRERPVDVPVLVDHFLVRQGGEPPHLSEGAMELLMSHPWPGNVRELENWCHRLMVTADHGKEVGTQTAARLLESSQRQTPSRDRSTPEEIQRALRQAGGNLHRAAEILGIHRVTLWRRLKKTGQQN
- a CDS encoding tripartite tricarboxylate transporter TctB family protein yields the protein MKRQTNTDLFAGILGLVLVGIFWYGRGEVGHLSIMFPNAILFLLGVFSVALVVKGLVRPHRRSVFSEGDRGKILGTGTILFVWVIAIPYAGFFLASVAGFWGLTCYLASTHRKVTPLQAGKWLCIVLAEVTFFYMIFAKLLYVPLPTGLFF